The following are encoded in a window of Geobacter metallireducens GS-15 genomic DNA:
- the fliG gene encoding flagellar motor switch protein FliG — translation MDGTDKAAILLLYLGPDATASVFEHLDDSEIKQISKSMAKLGHVPHSVIQDVVNEFTEMTNPETGIFSQGEEFVRKILEQTLGPQKAEMLLKEISSSSFGDMVDILANLDGKTIANFLSQEHPQTIAVILAKLRAKQTGEIIAMLPQELQAEVVMRIADVDQVSPEILEDIDEVIKRELTAMGGIQRYKVGGVEKVVDMFNYLDRSKEKQILDKLDVLNPPLAEVIRKHLFTFDDIFKLDDRSIQGIMRELSNDTLTLAMKTAPDQIKEKIFRNISSRAAEMIKEDLEVMGPVRLSDVEKAQGEIIKIVRRLEEEGKVVLAGRGGDDVLV, via the coding sequence ATGGACGGTACCGACAAGGCTGCCATTCTGCTCCTCTACCTGGGTCCCGACGCGACTGCCAGCGTATTCGAGCATTTGGACGATTCCGAGATAAAGCAGATATCCAAGAGCATGGCGAAGCTGGGCCATGTCCCCCATTCCGTCATCCAGGACGTGGTCAACGAGTTCACCGAGATGACCAACCCGGAGACCGGCATCTTCTCCCAGGGGGAGGAATTCGTCCGCAAGATCCTGGAGCAGACTCTGGGGCCCCAGAAGGCCGAGATGCTCCTCAAGGAGATCAGTTCTTCCAGCTTCGGCGACATGGTTGACATCCTGGCCAACCTGGATGGCAAGACCATCGCCAACTTCCTCTCCCAGGAGCATCCCCAGACCATCGCCGTCATCCTGGCGAAGCTGCGGGCCAAGCAGACCGGCGAGATCATCGCCATGCTTCCCCAGGAGCTCCAGGCCGAGGTGGTGATGCGGATCGCCGACGTCGACCAGGTGTCACCGGAGATCCTCGAGGACATCGACGAGGTCATCAAGCGGGAGCTGACCGCCATGGGGGGCATCCAGCGCTACAAGGTCGGCGGTGTGGAAAAGGTGGTCGACATGTTCAACTACCTGGACCGGAGCAAGGAGAAGCAGATCCTCGACAAGCTCGACGTTCTCAATCCGCCGTTGGCCGAGGTCATCCGCAAGCATCTCTTCACCTTCGACGATATCTTCAAGCTGGACGACCGCTCCATCCAGGGAATCATGCGCGAGCTCTCCAACGACACCCTGACCCTTGCCATGAAGACCGCCCCCGACCAGATCAAGGAGAAGATCTTCCGCAACATCTCCAGCCGCGCCGCCGAGATGATCAAGGAGGACCTGGAGGTCATGGGCCCCGTCCGCCTCTCCGACGTGGAAAAGGCCCAGGGGGAGATCATCAAGATCGTCCGCCGTCTGGAGGAAGAGGGGAAAGTGGTGCTGGCGGGCCGCGGAGGCGACGATGTTCTCGTCTAA
- the fliF gene encoding flagellar basal-body MS-ring/collar protein FliF codes for MPEGLKKLLEPFMALPPAKRWIVGGVVGVSIIAFALLIMVANRTDYRPLFTNLTTEDAGEIVTKLKEQKVPYRIAADGKAILVPSDKVYDLRLTMASAGLPQGGGVGFEIFDRKNFGMTEFVQKLNYQRALQGELSRTIGQIAGVEQARVHLAIPEKALFKEDEKPATASVVLKVKGNRQLNDSDVQGVVHLVASSIEGMNPEHVTVLDQKGKLLSKNGPTDAAGKMTASMQEVQRTYERGTEERLQSLLDKAVGSGKSVARVSAVFDFRQVERYEEKYDPETVVRSEQRSEESMGGANATAGVPGAQTNLGRTPAGAGGATGPNGSKNDETLNYEVSRSTARTIEPVGALSKVSVAILVDGKYDAPAVGKDGKNAKPKYTPRSPAELQQIEALVKGAVGFNAVRGDQVTVANIPFQDTAEAGTDEGSQWWNAPIFLSLLKNGLIGFGFLALLLFVVRPLMKMLKPEKKTSFEPISTAEETINQIAEVHRAQIQNQTIRQVELMNKVKEEPYQAAQILQNWLRAKEQ; via the coding sequence ATGCCTGAAGGTCTGAAAAAATTGTTGGAGCCGTTCATGGCCCTTCCCCCCGCGAAGCGGTGGATCGTGGGCGGGGTCGTGGGGGTGTCGATCATCGCCTTCGCCCTCCTGATAATGGTCGCCAACCGGACCGACTACCGGCCCCTCTTCACCAACCTCACCACCGAGGATGCCGGCGAGATCGTCACCAAGCTCAAGGAGCAGAAGGTTCCCTACCGGATCGCCGCCGACGGCAAGGCAATCCTGGTCCCCTCCGACAAGGTCTACGATCTGCGCCTGACCATGGCCTCCGCAGGGCTTCCCCAGGGGGGCGGGGTCGGCTTCGAGATCTTTGACCGAAAAAACTTTGGCATGACCGAGTTCGTCCAGAAGCTCAACTACCAGCGGGCCCTCCAGGGGGAACTCTCCCGGACCATCGGCCAGATCGCCGGGGTGGAGCAGGCTCGGGTCCACCTGGCAATTCCTGAAAAGGCCCTCTTCAAGGAGGACGAGAAGCCCGCCACCGCATCGGTGGTGCTCAAGGTGAAGGGGAATCGCCAACTCAATGACAGTGATGTTCAGGGGGTCGTCCATCTCGTGGCTTCCTCCATCGAGGGGATGAACCCGGAGCACGTGACCGTCCTCGACCAGAAGGGGAAGCTCCTTTCCAAGAATGGACCCACTGACGCCGCCGGCAAGATGACCGCCTCCATGCAGGAGGTGCAGCGGACCTACGAGCGGGGCACCGAGGAGCGGCTCCAGTCGCTCCTGGACAAGGCGGTCGGTTCTGGCAAGTCGGTGGCCCGCGTGTCGGCGGTCTTCGATTTCCGGCAGGTGGAGCGCTACGAGGAGAAGTACGACCCCGAAACCGTGGTCCGCAGCGAGCAGCGCAGCGAGGAGAGCATGGGAGGCGCCAACGCCACGGCGGGAGTCCCGGGGGCACAGACGAACCTGGGCCGCACCCCGGCCGGCGCCGGCGGCGCCACCGGCCCTAACGGAAGCAAGAACGATGAAACCCTCAACTACGAGGTGAGCCGCTCCACGGCCCGGACCATCGAGCCGGTGGGAGCCCTTTCCAAGGTGTCGGTGGCGATCCTCGTGGACGGCAAGTACGACGCCCCGGCCGTCGGCAAGGACGGCAAGAACGCCAAGCCCAAGTACACCCCCCGCTCCCCCGCCGAACTCCAACAGATTGAGGCTCTGGTCAAAGGCGCCGTCGGCTTCAACGCCGTCAGGGGTGATCAGGTGACGGTGGCGAACATCCCGTTCCAGGATACCGCCGAGGCGGGCACCGACGAGGGGAGCCAGTGGTGGAACGCGCCGATCTTCCTCTCGCTCCTCAAGAACGGCCTCATCGGCTTCGGCTTCCTGGCACTCCTCCTCTTTGTGGTACGCCCCCTCATGAAGATGCTGAAGCCCGAGAAGAAGACCTCCTTCGAGCCGATTTCCACTGCCGAGGAAACCATCAACCAGATCGCCGAGGTCCACCGCGCCCAGATCCAGAACCAGACCATCCGGCAGGTGGAACTCATGAACAAAGTGAAGGAAGAGCCCTACCAGGCCGCCCAGATCCTCCAGAACTGGCTCCGCGCCAAGGAACAGTGA
- the fliE gene encoding flagellar hook-basal body complex protein FliE, with translation MIDGIESGIGLGQAFPEIGAKSAKPANMAGDAGKFFGELVSKVNELQSQSDSAVQALATGESQGLHEVMIAMEKSSLAFQFLGQVRNKAIDAYNEVMRMQV, from the coding sequence GTGATAGACGGAATCGAAAGCGGTATAGGCCTGGGTCAGGCATTTCCCGAAATCGGCGCGAAAAGTGCCAAACCGGCCAACATGGCCGGCGACGCGGGTAAATTCTTCGGCGAGCTGGTCTCCAAGGTGAACGAGCTCCAGTCCCAGTCGGACTCGGCCGTTCAGGCCCTCGCCACCGGAGAGTCCCAGGGGCTCCACGAAGTGATGATCGCCATGGAGAAGTCGTCCCTTGCCTTCCAGTTCCTGGGCCAGGTCCGGAACAAGGCCATCGACGCGTACAACGAAGTCATGCGGATGCAGGTGTAG
- the flgC gene encoding flagellar basal body rod protein FlgC: MDFFSAMQISSSALSAERTRMNLISSNIANANSTRTAEGGPYKRKDAVFAATPAAEKFQAAMERMRRGTSPAGVQVTQVIEDQNPPRLQYDPTHPDANAQGYVALPNVNVVEEMADMIAATRAYEANVTAVQAAKGMALKTLELGSR, translated from the coding sequence ATGGATTTCTTCAGCGCCATGCAGATCAGCTCTTCCGCTCTCTCTGCCGAGCGGACGCGGATGAACCTCATCTCCTCCAACATCGCCAACGCCAACTCCACCCGCACCGCCGAGGGCGGTCCCTACAAGCGCAAGGACGCCGTCTTTGCCGCGACCCCGGCTGCCGAAAAGTTCCAGGCGGCCATGGAGCGGATGCGGCGCGGCACAAGCCCCGCAGGGGTCCAGGTGACCCAGGTCATCGAAGACCAGAACCCGCCCCGGCTCCAGTACGACCCCACCCATCCGGACGCCAATGCCCAGGGGTACGTGGCGCTCCCCAACGTGAACGTGGTGGAGGAAATGGCCGACATGATCGCCGCCACCCGGGCCTACGAGGCCAATGTCACGGCGGTGCAGGCCGCCAAGGGTATGGCCCTCAAGACCCTGGAACTCGGGTCACGCTAA
- the flgB gene encoding flagellar basal body rod protein FlgB, whose translation MPIDKIFGTTVDLLAKSIDLRSRSHTMISANLANVETPNYTPTALSFENELKGALKGKKVGTPAITHPKHIPLKGQSNSIQQVQGTVIDTSSLSPGKDYNGVDLETEMSRMAENQIMYNASIQILSKQFNEIKSAIRENK comes from the coding sequence ATGCCGATTGACAAAATATTTGGAACCACGGTGGATCTTCTGGCCAAGAGCATCGATCTCCGCTCCCGGAGCCACACCATGATTTCCGCCAACCTGGCCAACGTCGAGACCCCCAACTATACCCCCACGGCCCTTTCCTTCGAAAATGAGCTCAAGGGTGCCCTCAAGGGGAAAAAGGTGGGAACCCCGGCCATCACCCATCCGAAGCACATCCCGCTCAAGGGGCAGAGCAACTCCATCCAGCAGGTTCAGGGGACGGTGATTGATACCTCCTCCCTCTCCCCCGGCAAGGACTATAACGGGGTAGACCTGGAAACGGAGATGTCCCGCATGGCGGAAAACCAGATCATGTACAACGCCTCGATCCAGATCCTCTCCAAGCAGTTCAACGAAATCAAATCCGCTATCAGGGAGAATAAATAA
- a CDS encoding tetratricopeptide repeat protein — protein sequence MTVNRLLKTALGCALLLLTILATADPGRADDRNRLRRIDVRPRSGFTRLMLKLDREPAYTLTPLAGNRVRVTLRDTDGARWKRLRSYSDPNIAGCAVARRRGDLLVTVGVKGDPRGVRAIAMPGVAALTLDVGSRLAPSRTSPFAQGRDGIKVGVEQLVSRFDPPVKSDIPFVPTDRRVLQKVLTPEEVDIVLAGEAALYRGQGSEAERIFAPIVTVQSPVKALAYYRLGEARTMLQKYGEALRDFREGEKLLPEFLAQSPGTAFAYADAVVRSGDLEGGRRMLGRLIASLADKKFAPVLLVRLADILSRQGKEMAAEAIYRTVAENFPDNKAKWQARMKLADRKFMTIEPATFRGLVDEYLEINRNSDFSLREESLFKAALLTALFGEAPDGFALVSEYEKKFSRGTYISVARGMREELIVPMVRVLIQAKDFPALITLAQENRDYLGRCIADPDFVRSLVIAFADQGRFSEEAELFSYLAGKDWSAPQAPELYRRIIEAAERTGDIPLLENSADNFLRRFPDHPLAQGYRERVAALDYSRGNLPKVAARLAPLLTGKGRPDDVESYYILGKSLESAGNKKDAERAMILFLSELRQRGGTSELAPDAHYVAASARLARGDRKGAMELLRAGSTAAPEAQRDPFLYKMGEIARLEGRNDEAAGHFKAVADKGKDPVWQQMAAQALADMELKKKLATQVKLSK from the coding sequence ATGACCGTGAACAGATTACTGAAAACAGCCCTCGGCTGCGCCCTCCTGCTCCTGACCATCCTGGCGACAGCGGATCCTGGCCGGGCCGACGACCGGAACCGTCTCCGCCGCATTGACGTCAGGCCCCGAAGCGGATTCACGCGGCTTATGCTCAAGCTCGATCGGGAACCGGCTTATACGCTGACCCCTCTTGCGGGAAACCGGGTGCGGGTCACGCTGCGGGATACCGACGGCGCCCGATGGAAGCGGCTCCGCTCCTACAGCGACCCCAACATTGCCGGCTGCGCCGTTGCCAGGCGTCGGGGGGATCTCCTCGTCACCGTGGGTGTCAAAGGTGATCCCCGCGGAGTGAGGGCCATCGCCATGCCGGGAGTGGCGGCGCTCACCCTCGACGTGGGGAGCCGCCTGGCCCCTTCCCGCACCTCTCCCTTCGCCCAGGGGCGTGATGGAATCAAGGTTGGGGTCGAGCAGCTTGTCTCGCGCTTCGATCCTCCGGTGAAGAGCGACATCCCCTTTGTACCCACCGACCGCCGCGTCCTCCAGAAAGTGCTCACCCCCGAGGAGGTGGATATCGTTCTCGCCGGCGAGGCTGCCCTCTACCGGGGGCAGGGGAGCGAGGCCGAAAGGATATTTGCCCCCATCGTCACCGTTCAATCGCCGGTGAAAGCCCTGGCCTACTACCGTCTTGGCGAGGCCCGCACCATGCTCCAGAAATACGGCGAGGCCCTGCGGGACTTTCGGGAGGGGGAAAAGCTCCTGCCCGAGTTCCTGGCCCAGTCGCCAGGAACGGCCTTTGCCTACGCCGATGCCGTAGTCCGCAGCGGCGACCTGGAGGGGGGGCGCAGGATGCTGGGACGCCTCATTGCGAGCCTTGCCGACAAGAAGTTTGCGCCGGTGCTCCTGGTGAGGCTGGCCGACATCCTTTCCCGCCAGGGGAAGGAGATGGCGGCAGAGGCCATCTACCGGACTGTCGCGGAAAACTTCCCGGACAACAAGGCGAAGTGGCAGGCACGGATGAAGCTTGCCGACCGCAAGTTCATGACGATCGAGCCGGCCACCTTCAGGGGGCTCGTGGACGAGTATCTGGAGATCAACCGGAACAGCGACTTTTCCCTCCGTGAGGAGTCGCTCTTCAAGGCGGCGCTTCTTACCGCCCTCTTCGGCGAGGCCCCGGACGGCTTCGCCCTCGTCTCCGAGTACGAAAAGAAGTTCTCCCGGGGCACCTACATAAGCGTCGCCCGGGGGATGCGGGAAGAGCTCATCGTGCCGATGGTCCGGGTGTTGATTCAGGCCAAGGATTTTCCTGCCCTCATCACGCTGGCCCAGGAGAACCGGGACTACCTGGGGAGGTGCATCGCCGATCCCGATTTCGTGCGCAGCCTCGTCATCGCTTTTGCCGATCAGGGACGCTTCTCGGAAGAAGCGGAGCTCTTCTCGTACCTGGCCGGCAAGGATTGGAGCGCCCCCCAGGCACCCGAACTCTACCGTCGGATCATCGAGGCCGCGGAGCGGACCGGCGACATCCCCTTGCTGGAAAATTCAGCCGACAACTTTCTGAGGCGCTTTCCCGATCATCCCCTGGCCCAGGGGTACCGGGAGCGGGTGGCGGCCCTCGACTACAGCCGGGGAAATCTGCCCAAGGTAGCGGCGCGGCTCGCCCCCCTCCTGACGGGCAAGGGGCGTCCCGATGACGTGGAAAGCTACTACATCCTTGGCAAATCCCTGGAAAGCGCGGGCAACAAAAAAGACGCGGAGCGGGCCATGATCCTCTTCCTGTCAGAACTCCGACAGCGGGGGGGGACGTCGGAACTGGCGCCCGACGCCCATTACGTGGCTGCCTCGGCCCGGCTTGCGAGGGGTGACCGGAAAGGTGCCATGGAACTCCTCCGGGCCGGGAGTACCGCGGCCCCCGAGGCCCAGCGGGACCCGTTCCTCTACAAGATGGGGGAGATTGCCCGCCTTGAGGGGCGCAACGACGAGGCCGCCGGCCACTTCAAGGCGGTTGCCGACAAGGGGAAAGACCCCGTCTGGCAGCAGATGGCCGCCCAGGCCCTGGCCGACATGGAGCTGAAAAAGAAACTGGCGACGCAGGTGAAGTTGTCAAAATAG
- a CDS encoding response regulator, whose amino-acid sequence MDGFTNLTSIIDNALKQTAEDSGMLLGQELTIGEADIIATNRATYFCDLDEVCFVAEVTASGEYPGTFHLVFGLRDAICMSGFLLGIPSARINEKRRLAIMETDDADAFSEIINQAIGSFNTVFQPAFENKVHLKVVPPKKFVPETTEITDTEPIPDGEYLMFRARMEMPGLEMGNFDILMPRGLAELFDPPAEEPEPVPEDSGSDSEEGDEAAAAEEEFVATPVVAPVAEEGEAASAVVESCARRVLILEDDETDRQMVRELLETRGFELVEARLDADIREIFSQGGVRLVVLGIHNNDDRDMSLCIKIKAIAQGETLPIIMCAREWTRTAVLKAVRYGARDIILKPYQEDDVLAKVEKFLNAA is encoded by the coding sequence ATGGATGGGTTTACGAATCTCACCTCCATCATCGATAACGCCCTGAAGCAGACCGCCGAAGACAGCGGCATGCTTCTGGGGCAGGAACTCACCATCGGCGAAGCCGACATCATCGCCACGAACCGGGCCACCTACTTCTGCGACCTGGACGAGGTCTGTTTCGTGGCGGAGGTAACGGCCAGCGGTGAGTACCCCGGCACGTTCCACCTGGTTTTCGGGTTGCGGGACGCCATCTGCATGAGCGGTTTCCTCCTTGGCATCCCCTCTGCCCGCATCAACGAGAAGCGCCGCCTCGCCATCATGGAGACTGACGACGCCGACGCCTTCTCCGAGATCATCAACCAGGCAATCGGATCGTTCAACACGGTTTTCCAGCCGGCCTTCGAGAACAAGGTTCACCTGAAGGTAGTTCCCCCCAAGAAGTTTGTCCCCGAGACCACCGAGATCACCGACACCGAACCGATTCCCGACGGCGAGTATCTCATGTTCCGCGCCCGCATGGAGATGCCGGGGCTGGAGATGGGGAATTTTGACATCCTCATGCCGCGGGGGCTTGCCGAACTCTTCGATCCGCCGGCGGAAGAGCCTGAACCGGTTCCCGAAGACTCAGGCAGCGACAGCGAAGAGGGGGATGAGGCGGCTGCTGCTGAGGAGGAGTTCGTCGCAACGCCGGTGGTCGCTCCTGTGGCCGAAGAGGGCGAGGCGGCGTCTGCCGTGGTGGAAAGCTGCGCCCGCAGGGTCCTCATCCTCGAAGACGACGAGACCGATCGCCAGATGGTGCGGGAACTCCTGGAAACCCGCGGGTTCGAGCTGGTGGAAGCCCGGCTCGATGCCGACATCCGTGAGATATTCTCCCAGGGGGGCGTACGGCTCGTGGTGCTCGGCATCCACAATAACGACGACCGCGACATGTCCCTTTGCATCAAGATCAAGGCCATCGCCCAGGGCGAGACCCTTCCCATCATCATGTGCGCCCGGGAATGGACCCGCACCGCCGTGCTCAAGGCGGTCAGGTACGGCGCCCGCGACATCATCCTCAAGCCCTACCAGGAGGACGACGTGCTGGCCAAGGTGGAAAAGTTCCTGAACGCCGCATGA
- a CDS encoding chemotaxis protein CheX — protein sequence MTLASGVAEATRLTEEQVAGFIIDATKEVFNTMVMMELEDQYPLQEPVTKFRCSVTGMVGLAGTYSGILSIHCPLEFALRITSNMLGMEVDQVGEDVNDALGEIANMLGGYVKMVLSKGGMDLHLSVPTVISGEEYTLNAMADSDCVIIPFVNESQRFLVGLKLQKEA from the coding sequence ATGACCCTCGCGAGCGGTGTGGCCGAAGCGACCAGGCTTACCGAGGAGCAGGTTGCCGGCTTCATCATCGATGCCACCAAGGAAGTATTCAACACCATGGTGATGATGGAGCTGGAGGACCAGTACCCCCTCCAGGAGCCGGTTACGAAATTCCGCTGCAGCGTCACCGGGATGGTGGGGCTTGCCGGTACCTATTCGGGAATCCTTTCCATTCACTGTCCCTTGGAGTTTGCCCTGCGGATCACCTCAAACATGCTCGGCATGGAGGTGGACCAAGTGGGCGAGGATGTGAACGACGCCCTGGGGGAGATTGCCAACATGCTGGGCGGCTACGTGAAGATGGTCCTCTCCAAAGGCGGGATGGACCTCCACCTTTCGGTCCCGACGGTCATATCCGGCGAGGAGTACACCCTGAACGCCATGGCCGACAGCGACTGCGTCATCATTCCCTTCGTCAACGAGTCGCAGCGGTTCCTCGTGGGGTTGAAACTGCAGAAGGAAGCATAG
- a CDS encoding response regulator has translation MANVLIVDDSSTMRKIISRSLRQAGLPVDEIFEGGDGIEGLNVLAGKSVDLILSDINMPNMDGLEFIKQARANGCKAPIVMITTEGGEDILKQALENGASDSIKKPFTPDQLNEKLGGLL, from the coding sequence ATGGCCAACGTACTCATTGTGGACGATTCCTCAACCATGAGAAAGATCATCTCCCGTTCGCTCCGTCAGGCGGGTCTCCCCGTGGACGAGATCTTCGAGGGGGGCGACGGCATCGAGGGGCTCAATGTCCTTGCCGGCAAAAGCGTCGACCTCATTCTCTCCGACATCAACATGCCGAACATGGACGGCCTCGAGTTCATCAAGCAGGCCCGGGCCAACGGCTGCAAGGCCCCCATCGTCATGATCACCACCGAGGGTGGCGAGGACATCCTCAAACAGGCTCTGGAAAACGGTGCCAGCGACAGCATCAAAAAGCCCTTCACCCCGGACCAGCTCAACGAGAAGCTCGGAGGCCTCCTATGA